GCGATAATATACTAGGGACAATCATGAACATAAAGGGAAAAACTAAAGATGGCATCAAAACTCGCCTTGACTTGCAAGCATTAAATATAAGGCGAGTTACACCCGATTACAACAGGGAATAAAGTTGTGATACCTCGGCATTATGCAGTTTATCTACTCTGAAAAATACAGGCTTTGCCAATTCTTGAAGCGATTAAAAGTTCGGATGGATTTTCATCCAATATTTCTCTTTGTGTAAACATGAAAGAGAGTAAAATCTCAGGATTAAAGAGTCATGATTGTCACGTTCTTCTATTACATATACTTCCTCTTGCAATACGTGGTTTACTTCCTAAGGTAGTATATGAACCACTTGTTGAGCTGTCATTGTTTTTCACTCATTTAGGAGCAAAGTCATTAAAGGTAGATGTATTGGAGCAATTAGAAAAGCAAATTCCTATAACTCTTTGCAAGCTAGAAAGGATCTTTCCACCTTCATTTTTTGACATTATGGTGCATTTGCCTATGCATTTGGCTAATGAAGCTAAAATTGGTGGACCAGTACAATATCGTTGGATGTACCCAATAGAACGAGCATTATATTCATTTAAGTCATGTATTCGTAATAGAGCTTGCGTAGAAGGTTCAATTGCAGAGGCATACATTGCAAATGAGTGCATGACTCTTTGCTCAAGGTACTTGCATGGCATTGAGACAAAGTTCAATCGAATGGAGCGCAACTATGATGGTGGcagtaataaaaataaaggagGCTTATCAATTTTCTCCAAAGTAGGACGAGGATTAGGTGCTAGTAAAACTCGTGATCTTGATACACAGGAGTGGGAGCAAGCTCATAtttatgtattaaataattgtgatTAAGTCCACCCATAAATCgcgtattatatttttttttgctTATTCATATTgtatttactcttttttttttaatttatcacaATCGCCTataatcctctttttttttttttttgccccttAGAGAGTATTCACAATTGCCAGCAACCAATTTAGTAGGTATGTCAGAAGGTCAATGGAATAAAAATTTTGTTAGATGGTTTAAGACGAAAGTAAGTACACTTTAAGTTTTGTATGTATTTTGAgtaattaattatttcaattgtttgtaACCATTAGGAAttgatttttcactttttcaaacaAATTTTTTTTATAGGTTGCATGGTTGCATAAAAATGACTCAAGTCCAATGATGGGAGCCCTACTCTCATTATCACGCAGTCCTACTCGATATGTGACATCTTTTTATGGTTACAttgtcaatgggtataggtttcaTACTAAATATCATGACCAAGGTTTGAGGACACAAAATAGTGGAGTTGTTGTAATTGGAGATATTGGTGATGAAGTTAACAACATAGATTACTACGGTGTCTTAACTGAGATTATTCAATTGCAATATCTTGGAGGAAGACGTGTGGTGTTATTTCGTTGTAATTGGTGGGATGTTTATGATCGAGTGAGGGGGGTTAAGATTGATGAATATGGGGGGGTTAGTGTTAATTGTAAACGAACTTTGAAAACAAATGAACCTTTCATTTTAGCTAACCAAGCATCACAAGTCTTTTATGTTCCAGACAATATTCACAAAGGCTGGCATTGTGTGATAAAGGCACATCCTCGAGATTCTTATGACATCCCATTAGAAGAAGACATTGACCCCGTTGACTTGAATCAATTAGGTGAAGCATATCAAGCTGATGAATCTGTCAATCTTGAATCTGGAGAAACAACTACAGCTGATGCAAATGACCAAATTAGTTGGAAGAGGATGGATATAGAGCCACAAATAATTGATATATCTTCAACACAGAAGAAAAGAAAACATGGATCAtgaagtttatttaattattattgtttgaATGCTAGTGTATAATGTTTCTTTTCAAAATAAACTCtataatatatacataatttATTTTGGATGTTTATGTGTAATTAAGTTATTCAATGTAGTTTACATTTCATTTTGTCTTTTTCCCATATTTTATTTATGTTGTTTCCCATATTTATTTATGTCATGATATATTTTGTTGGTTTGAAAAAAAAttcacatatatttgatgtgctaATATTCCAGGTAAATGACGCTAGAAATGGGGTCACAAAAAAAGAAAGGACCTAGGACAAATATAGTGAAGAGTTCATTTATACCACCGGGTGCATTAAGAAGGGCAAGGGGACATGGACATCAATCAAGATCATTTTTACCTATGACATCCACACAAAGTCAAACTGCATCAATTGCACGTTGTTCGTTAGAGCCACATAATGACATCTCTCTTTTTCAAGATGTTGATCATAGGGAAGAAGATGGTGGAGTACAGGAACAAATACCTGAACAAGTGCATGAAGGTTCAACTcgtatttttctattttattcaGGGTTATGAATTTAGTTTACATTaataatttactttttatttttaatattgataGATTTTGATACTGCAGAATGTAATACAACAAGGCAACATCAAAGTAATAATAATCCAGCTCAGGAAGAAACACAAGAAGGTTCAAATAATTATTGTCATatgtattattaataatttatatttattattgatgCATTATTTCTATATCATTAATGAAGTTCTAAGGACTTTTTTATTAAGGTATTTCCACTATacaaaagaagagaaaaacaagAGGAATGAACAAGGGTAAAAAGATTGCAGCACTTAAGAATGGAGAGAAACTGGATGTGGTTTTTTATAATAATCGAGTTGTTGGAGAAAATCATGCAGAATGGTCAAGACATTTGGGCAAAATAGTGCGTGACCCAAATATTTGTCCAATAAGAGTGCACTCATGGAAGCAAATTGGAGAAGATGCAAAAGATCATATGTGGGATTCAGTCAAGGTACCTTTACTTTTAATAAAACATTGGATTAATTTAATTTGCATCTATtcattcattctttttttttttgtaggagAAATTTAAAAATGTTGACATTGAGCTATATCGAGAAAAGACTTTAGAGCATATGAATCATTTGTGGAATAATTGGAGAGGGGATTTGAAAGCATACAATATAAAGCCTTGTGGTTCTTTTCCAGAGATGTTGAAAAATGTTCCTCAAGGGATGCATCAAGAAGATTGGGAGTGGTTAGTTAAGAACCATTTTTGCACCAAAAAATTTAAGGTATGACATTTTATTTTACCAatattagaaattgtgtaaattaaatataagtatttttatctttagttttattattttttagaagGGTTAACATAATGTTTTTAAATACTTTTTTTAATATAGGAAACAAGTGTTCGAAACTCTGAAAATAGGAAAAATTTAACTATGCTTCATCGTACTGGTAGCAAACCTTACAGACAAATTATCTATGATTTGGTAATGTTAGTGAAATTTTTTCATGCTTTTGCATTTTagagattaaatatattatgctATTGTGTAACAATATCGTATTTTGTAAAGGGAGGCAAGGATGGCAATCCACCAGACATTGGAACTATATTCTTTGAAACTCATAAGAAGGGTGCAAATTTGGTTGACTCTAATGTTCAAGAGAAATATGTATGTTATATTACTTTTATTGCAAATCTTTGTCTTTTCATAAATTGTTTTATTTGTGTCATTGATTAATCATAATTATTATAGGATCAAATACGTGATGTCATCCAATCCAACCCTTCTTTGTCTCATATGGAGGTTGTAGAACAATGTTTTGAAACACGACATCGTGATCAAGTTATTGGTTATGGGGGTGGAATAAAGGCAAAAGAAGTTAAGAAATCTCATTCCAACGTTGGCCTTCAAGAGGAGAATCGATTGCTTAAGGATCGTTTGTCTGAAGTAGAAACTAGGATGAAATACCTGGAGGACTTATTATTGAGCCAATACTCTAATGCTCCATCTAGAACTTCTCTATCTACAGATCAATCTACTTGATTGTGATAAGGTAAATTATCTTCTTTTTCATCTactatattttttatattgtttTTAATATAGGTCATATTTTAAGTTGTACATTTataaatggaaataaatattcactattatatatttattgaagataaatgtatataatttaattaaagagcACAGAAATCGGATTGGAAGTTGAtgaatatttttgaatttatgttttatgcaagttatgaatttgaattatttgtttgaaattttgaaaatattcaaaatacaaatggaattTTGCcgaattttttatttgatatattataCTTAAActgtttagaaataaaatattaacaaattTTAAGTTAAATGTGAAACTTATTTCAAGCTATTAGTGGATTTCATAGTTGTTGCaatctaattatatttttatattgtgGTGCAGATGTGATTATGCAAATAGTAAAAGCATTGAAGTAATTTTTTTGGGTGAAGGTGTTCAAAAGTAACTTAGAAGATATTGTTGAATTTTATTTCAGCCTTCACGTATTTATAGTTTTCTTATTTACATAAACAAATTAAGTGTAAATACTTAATATTAAACCGACATTTGAGACGGTTGTTATGACATTTTTCATATTGATGTATGAATGTTATTTTATTtatgaagcatattatttattattattaattgcttattaaattttttagtgTTTTAAAAGTATTAATGATGATTTTTGTATTCATATTGATTGTTAATCACCTCTTTTTGTTATTGTTAGTATGTTTTCACAACTATTTTTATGATTGTTAATCATTTTTAACGACCATTTTGCATCGTTGTTATCAATTTTTAATGTTCATCCTCAATTATTTTCAACGACTACTTTTTACTATCGTTAGTAATTTTTAACGATCATCATTTGCTCTCGTTAATACTTTTTAACGAgatttttttaattgttaataaCCATTAACGAGCATTATTTGCtgttgttaatattttttaacgACCAATTTTTTCATTGTTAATAGTTTTTAGAGGCCGTTACATTGTAAAATAAcgatcttttaatttaaatttgatgaCCATTTTCTCCGTTGTTAATAACATTAACGACGGCTAAAATAGTCgttaatactataattttaacAACCGCTTATTGTGTCCTCGTTATTAGTATCAACGACGAGTTATATAAATTCCTCGTTAAACTTTTTAACGACGGAGCCTATAACGACGACTTAACGACCAACTTTTGTGGTTGTTAATTATTATTAACGACCACTTTTTAACTTTTAACGATGATTTTTCCTCtcgttaaatattaattttcttgtagtgcaaccagccgaaaatgtctttctctcctccataaacattttctttcatctctctttcattcccatgaattctcaccattaaaacctaaattgccttcattaaaaattgtctacctcttttggggaagtgtttggttactaagaaaagttaaggaaatgaaggattgtgaagggacaaaaagctcatgcaaaggttagtgcttacttatgctaatattcctttattttcatgttaaggacttgaatttagtatgaaattgtaagttaaatggactaaattcatgtgtatacataccatggatttcagctgccctaaggaaggaataggattgagtgttgatgatggacttagaatgaattagagtttatgtttaaagtgtataaacacatatataatgaatggaagtgtgtaactaaggtgtatgggtgaattacaatgagaaattagggttttaaggatgaaaattggacttggcatttgaattgagtaatggacattttagtggtcaattagtgaccattttaggtatgttgaccatgaattggactgaaaaataggattgcaaagtgaagatgtaggctgccctaggacagcagcagagggactgaaaattcagtccaattacacagccataacttgggctgtgttggtctaattggtgtttggccaattggacatgaaaccaagcttataatgacacatttttgctgaagaaaccatgcccaaaagaccaaagcaagaggaccaaaacttggccccaatccggatcccctgcaacagcccctgcagaaatgaccaaatgaatagtaactgttcatttggccataactcactgtagatttggtcaattgacctgaaatgtttacagcaataagttaagacatagacaaacaactttcatgaagaaacctaccccaaattatgaccagaacctaacccaaatggcagtcacgatcCCATTGCTCaaactgcaactctgcagattttgatttgagcagtaatgtttggatggctataactctctctagaaaactcggatttaggcgattcttgaaccgatggaaacctaaggcatagtagaacatttcatatgaagaaagttagaccaaattatgaacttaacttggtcaaattactgaccaaaattggactaaaatctgccaaaacccaaaagtgcagcatgggacggattgcgtgagcgataaacttattttggccataacttgagctacaaaactccaaatggagtgattcaaaaaaagaaattcaattagacaaaataaggaacattttctatgaaggaagttttgtcaaattccaacagtagatcgaccaatagaacagtgcaacttcagagcaccaaaaccgaaaattggcaattttgccaaaatgacccaagctttgagaaagtgaccaaaaccaacaagttttaaatgtaaaatgtggtacattgggagtgttaaaaccaatgcacctatgatctatgcaaaagtcaattttttgttgactattgaagtgaatagtgacataaaaaacttgaaattcaaaaattgaagaattcaaaagtatcaaatgccctagtaggcctaatgtgattggtttggataggttggcatgccaatagggttacgatagcgatctgcgtatgatgtatgtcTTCATTGACATTATTTGATGTTATATCATATGGCTATAGTTATAATGATTTTTTACTTGGATTTATTCCTTATTGCTTATTTGGCTTATTATCCATTCTCATTTACCTgccggagacacattgtgaccgatggtgtgacggcccgaggtacctggtacccagtgctagtttacccgtttatccactccggtcaatttgtataggttacttgggcatggaaaagtataactgtaattgaactgattgttaaagaaaatacgaaaattaaatatcagaaatgattacgatagaatacaaagaaactcaagatcatgaagaaaataaataaacaaaatgcatgaagaagttaatatcataaaacgtaattagcccttgactaaacattaagttggtaatcattcagttcttgtgaacacaatggctaagaaattatgatttttatttgcatattatttctttctattttattatttgcaccactaagctttatgcttagcgcatcgcttttgcaacgcgtagatactgaagatactgatcaaGAGCCGAGACCACGcagttgggtaagtccatcctgcgattctgcatagtgtccgtgtcacctcacaaagctctgattgcattggtaggacactaggtgtcattttggtattttgtaattgatcttattttctcatgtgtaaatgaacttatgaaatgtaatttgatgctcatgtaaataatgagaattgtgtttgtaaatgaaaaagtgaatgtttatctgtgatatatatatgattatcacatgaaatgaatgattgagaaatgaatgtgaactgaaaaatattgagattttgataaatggagttgagatgaatgaataagaatataggaagtgtttttcacaggtttcgaagaacggttttctccatttttagccggtactctgccggattttctttaaaaattttcggaacctcaaataaattacaatttcaataaatgaattatatttcacaaattattttcaaaactatgataaaaatgaattaagataaaatagagtgctccggcacactgagtggcataacttgctcggctacactgtagccgagtaaggggtgtcacaaaaagtgccaactttcatgaaggaagcttaccaaaattctgcctaaaaggtgacttgaaaaatgaccaaatccggattagtgcatttaaggcctaaaaattgatcgtttgggcagtagttagtgttttggccataactcactcaaacaggtccaattgacctgaaatttttaccatgaatagttgagacatatatctacaagtcttatgaagacaccaaagcccagaaaatgaccataaacaagtcaaatagcttgcaaaagttcgggtccaaaaactgaccgaacctaaaatgacctaaaatgacctaaagtgaccaattttgatgcacttcgaccagcaatagtaaaatgaccataacttggtctagtaaactcagaatgacctgaaattttgccctacatgtgataagacatagatctacaagtttgtagttttgaccaaaacctgaaaaccgagggaactaggtcatctagttaggtcaaattagtatactgaaatccgataaattgtactaaagtgcactatacatggaaatgaattgggtaacatgtaccaatactaaaaggctataaaatgtgacatattggtaacattgaaacctaattcacctagactgcatcgagggtcgacatcttaggttgactaaggaaataatagaatttcataaattaattattgaaccttattcttagagacagttcaaattgtgtgtttcagttagcaatgactcagggaaagggaaggaaacacttagTCAGaactaagagacagttatcagaggtttgtgcacaactagtttttaactgattttgttctgaatatttcatatgattaaatgacatatttttcttatgtattatatttaacaagcattggatttaattcaatgattattgaaattgttatagcatGTACGAATTTAGCTTTGTTAAATAgtatttcaacaagtgttaagcatttttgtggattgaataaattatgattatttgtatgttattgttttaaattgtgtttgtgcacaatagttatttcttttgaatttttcaattgaaataaattatgattatttgtatgttattattttaaattgtgtttgtgcacaataattttgacttctcattttctacttaaaattttaattgaatattatagttttaaattgtgtccgtgcacaatacttttatattcactgcttttactagcaaatttatttggagaaatgagttatgaataaattttgattgttttagttttgggaatattatttgaaaattattatgttacaactttgtaaatggaaattttgagataaattgtgtttagtggtatcaaagcaaagtagggacggcgatacgtaacgcctacaattcttgggaactctcacgcgtgaacctaggagcttgcagggatggcgatacgtaacgcctgcaagtgctctgataagtaaactatattcctcctccatttatggggtgagtatgactatattcctccctctttgacttgtcagtttgaggtgagtgtggatgagtactcattatttagctagcttcctccctcattgatttcgattattggggtgagtgtgtcttgtcgtggtgtacaacacggcatgtgtggaaaaattatgtcatggcctaaattgtgttatggattggcaacactgtattcttcagttatttgatcaaattgtgttattgatgggtaaaactgtattgttcagttatttgattaaattgtgttattgattggcaaaactgtgttactcaattatttgatcaaatttgtgttatatgaactttgtaaattgtgaaatggaattgtgaatcatttgatttgtgaattatcaataaaagatttatatatcgcatttcaaattattattgtgtaccactgagtaaattttactcagcgatagcttttcattgctgtcacaggtagacagactgacagagcagcagactagattgctagtgcttcagtgagagttcatcgggtatattgagtataccatattttgcattttgtattataatgtatgatcactgtatgtatatagtgttcttggttttgagcagttgtaaattaaaattgtacattgaagttgtaaaataaattgtaaattattttgagcttgtaaaatttgtactatatttcttttatctcagcctttggaaatattgaaaaattattgtggttttgagttgagaaacatattgtgttgattaaatgttggagtttgagattaagaaatatatttgaagtgctttttacaggtttttgaagaactgctttattcaaaatacaaatggcactctgccaaaatttttacagaaattattatttcttcaaatgtgttagctgtttcatttcagttcaaaaaatttcaaatttttacagaaattattatttcttcaaatgtgttagctgtttcactttagttcaaaaaatttcttttaacacctgtaaatagtgctcaccactgtaaaaagaagtaagaaaagttttaaaatcccttgtagtatatttaatgggttatcagtagaccaagttggtaattcattaggtatactacgggatcatatcatgCCTTATAAAGGGatagggtgtaacatgttttaatggtatcagagccaggttttaaattctgttttcacctataatttgaatattctttcttcatagtacaactgctcaatgtcattgtttgatacatacagtatattacattataaatatgcactaatgggagaaaatctccttgtgttatttgttccggaggt
The Hevea brasiliensis isolate MT/VB/25A 57/8 chromosome 18, ASM3005281v1, whole genome shotgun sequence genome window above contains:
- the LOC131175823 gene encoding uncharacterized protein LOC131175823, with the translated sequence MTLEMGSQKKKGPRTNIVKSSFIPPGALRRARGHGHQSRSFLPMTSTQSQTASIARCSLEPHNDISLFQDVDHREEDGGVQEQIPEQVHEDFDTAECNTTRQHQSNNNPAQEETQEGISTIQKKRKTRGMNKGKKIAALKNGEKLDVVFYNNRVVGENHAEWSRHLGKIVRDPNICPIRVHSWKQIGEDAKDHMWDSVKGI
- the LOC131176042 gene encoding uncharacterized protein LOC131176042; this translates as MLKNVPQGMHQEDWEWLVKNHFCTKKFKETSVRNSENRKNLTMLHRTGSKPYRQIIYDLGGKDGNPPDIGTIFFETHKKGANLVDSNVQEKYDQIRDVIQSNPSLSHMEVVEQCFETRHRDQVIGYGGGIKAKEVKKSHSNVGLQEENRLLKDRLSEVETRMKYLEDLLLSQYSNAPSRTSLSTDQST